CACCTTCTTATCTGCCCCATTCGACCCGTTGCAATATATGATTAGCTTACTCATGAAGAAGTGGCTTCTATAATGATTTTGAAAAAAACAGTATGCAAAGCACTCATCAAAACCTTTGGTGCAGATGGTTTTAATTTTGCTTGGAATGAAGGATCTGATGCTGGACAAACGGTCCCTCATTTCCACCTTCATGTTCTCCCACGAAAAAAAGGTGATATGGGAATTATAGAGTATGAACCACGACAATTTTTATATCGCACAGGAAGT
The Candidatus Dependentiae bacterium genome window above contains:
- a CDS encoding HIT domain-containing protein — encoded protein: MILKKTVCKALIKTFGADGFNFAWNEGSDAGQTVPHFHLHVLPRKKGDMGIIEYEPRQFLYRTGSRAITPDEELKEVVTLIQNNLIL